In Terriglobales bacterium, the genomic stretch AAGTCCTTCTTGCGGTCGGTGATGACCAGGTAGCCGTCGGCATCCAGCAGGCCGATGTCGCCGGTCTTGAACCAGCCATCAGCGAAGGCGTTCCTGGTCTCCTCGGGCATGTTCCAGTAGCCGCTGAAAACGGAGGGGCCCTTGACCAGGATTTCGCCGTCGTCCGCGATCGTCACTTCCACGTTGGGCAGGGGTTTGCCGACGGTGCCCAGACGGCAGGCGCCGGGCGTGTTGACGGCGATGACGGGTGAAGTCTCGGTTAGGCCGTAGCCTTCCAGGATGCGGATGCCCATGTAGGCGTACCACTCCGCGAGATCGCGGCCCAGCGGGGCGCCGCCGGAGATGAACGACTGGGCTTGGCCGCCCATCCCCTGGCGGATCTTCGAATAGACCAGCGCATGGGCCAGTTTCCAAGCCATGGAGGACGGCGTCTTGCCGGCCACGATCTCGTCGCGATGGGCCCGCCCGACCTTGAGCGCCCAGTCGAAGATGCGCCGCTTGAGGCCGCTGGACGTCTCCTGGCGGACCTTGTTCGCGATCTTCTCGTACACCCGCGGCACGGCGACGAACATGGTGGGCTTCACTTCCATCAAGAACTGGGGAAGCTGGTTGAAATCGGGGCAGTAGGCCAGGGTCACGCCGTAATAGAACAGCACGTAGTCGAGGTGCCGGGCGGTGACGTGGGAGAGCGGCAGGAAGGAGATGGAACTATGCTGCGGGCCCAGGTCGTACATGGCCAGGGACACGCTGATGTTGGCCGCCAGGTTGCCGTGGGTCAGCATGGCGCCCTTGGGCATTCCGGTGGTGCCGGAGGTATAGATGATGGTCGCCAGGTCGTCGGGCTTGATCTGCCGGGCGCGGGCGTCGAAGTCGGGGTCGCGCTGCGTGGTCTGGTTCACCATCAGGCGGTGCATGGGCACGCCGTTAGGCACGCCCACGTAGTCCATCACCACGATCTGCTCCAGGCGGGTCTGGTCCTTGATGGCCTCGACCTTCTTCATCTGCTCGATGGTGGAGACGAAGGCGATGCGGGCGCCGGAATCGCGCAGGATGTGGGCGGTCTGCTCGGGAGTCAGGGTGGGGTACACCGGCACCACGACGCCGCCGAGCAGCATGGTGCCGTAGTCGGCGATGGCCCACTCCGGGCGGTTCTCGCTGAGAATGGCGACGCGGTCGCCCTTGCGGATGCCCCAGCGCTCCAGGGATTTCGCCGTGCCCACCACGTCGCGATAGAGCTCGCGGGAGGAGATGGGGATCCACTTCACCGTCTGCTTGAACATCATGACCCGGGGAAGATCGCGGTCGATGCCCGTGTAAAACACTTCGTTGAGGGTACTAACTGCCACTCTTTCGGTTCTCCAGTCCTTGCAGGATGACGTCTACGACCGCGTCGGTGGCGCCGCCGAGCGGGTAATCGTGCTGGCTGAGCACCCAGGACGTGACCATCTCGTCCAGGGCGCCGAAGAAACAATTGGCGGCGATCTTGTCGGAGAGCTCGGGGCGGAAAAGCCCCAGGCGCTGACCCTCGCGGACCTCGTTTCGGATGAGCTCGAAGTAGTCTACCAAGTGTTGGGTCGAGAACTGCGCCAGGAACTTGGCGCTGTGGCGCAGCTCGGTCTGGAAGACGACGGCGAGATCGCGGTCGCCGCCCAGCATGGAGAGATGCAGAAACGCCAGTCGGCGGAGGCGCTCGCGGGGGTCATGGAGCTGCTGGAGCTCGGACCGGGCCCGGGTGAGGAAGCCGGCGAAGGCGCTGTTGATGGCCTCCATCAGCAATTCTTCCTTGTTCTGGAAGTACAGGTAGATGGTGCCGTCGGCCACGCGGGCGCGGGACGCGATGTCGGTCACACGCGAGCTGGCGTAGCCGTGCTGCGCGATCACCTCAATGGCTGCATCGAGGATGCGCTGATACTTGCCGCCATTGCGGGCGGTGGCAGCGGTGGAGCGAGCCGTGGAGTTCCTTTTTGGCACTGGTGTCTGAGCCCTGCAACCCCAGCGTGAGTGTCAGGAATTTCCAATGTACCAGAAGAGAAGCGCGGAGAAGAAATGGGACGGCCCTCGTTTCCCGGCAAAGGATTTGACCGACGGCGTAACCTCCGTATACCCTTGGCCGTCCTCAGGGGTGAGGGAGAACCATGCGAAGAACGATTCTCGTGCTGGCGGCGACCGTCGTGCTGCTCACGTCGCTGTCCGGCTATAAAGATCCGTCCGACAAGCCCGAAAAGAAGGAAGCCCCGCCGCCGCTGTCGCTCAAGGTCGGCGACAAGGCGCCCGACTTCACGCTGCTCGCTTTTGACGGCAAGGAGCTAAAGAAGGTCTCACTCAGCGAGTTCAA encodes the following:
- a CDS encoding long-chain fatty acid--CoA ligase translates to MAVSTLNEVFYTGIDRDLPRVMMFKQTVKWIPISSRELYRDVVGTAKSLERWGIRKGDRVAILSENRPEWAIADYGTMLLGGVVVPVYPTLTPEQTAHILRDSGARIAFVSTIEQMKKVEAIKDQTRLEQIVVMDYVGVPNGVPMHRLMVNQTTQRDPDFDARARQIKPDDLATIIYTSGTTGMPKGAMLTHGNLAANISVSLAMYDLGPQHSSISFLPLSHVTARHLDYVLFYYGVTLAYCPDFNQLPQFLMEVKPTMFVAVPRVYEKIANKVRQETSSGLKRRIFDWALKVGRAHRDEIVAGKTPSSMAWKLAHALVYSKIRQGMGGQAQSFISGGAPLGRDLAEWYAYMGIRILEGYGLTETSPVIAVNTPGACRLGTVGKPLPNVEVTIADDGEILVKGPSVFSGYWNMPEETRNAFADGWFKTGDIGLLDADGYLVITDRKKDLLKTSGGKFIAPQPIEVALKMNPLVGHAVVLGDRRKFASVVISPNFPMLEDWAQANGIAYTTREQLIADPRTRKLYDGVLGELNSKLAQYETLKKVLLVPDDFSVQTGELTASMKLKRRVIEEKYKTQIDALYAAEPEPLTSEPVTVV
- a CDS encoding TetR/AcrR family transcriptional regulator, yielding MPKRNSTARSTAATARNGGKYQRILDAAIEVIAQHGYASSRVTDIASRARVADGTIYLYFQNKEELLMEAINSAFAGFLTRARSELQQLHDPRERLRRLAFLHLSMLGGDRDLAVVFQTELRHSAKFLAQFSTQHLVDYFELIRNEVREGQRLGLFRPELSDKIAANCFFGALDEMVTSWVLSQHDYPLGGATDAVVDVILQGLENRKSGS